The following proteins are co-located in the Calliphora vicina chromosome 2, idCalVici1.1, whole genome shotgun sequence genome:
- the LOC135950729 gene encoding putative nuclease HARBI1 has protein sequence MPGASVLSLMELKKRQLRDERIKKRCLRVLSDPVDMNETLFISYYRLNKAAFQMVLGELAPLLPKCSIPESIQLASVLRFLAVGSYQGVIANDANLSMGRYTFCKILWKVMPLLEETLCSKWISIVLDHQEQSASKTHFYQKFGIPGVVGCVDGTLIRLTKPPSDHALYFSRKGHYSINAMMVCDYDLRILAVDACRPGSCHDSFVWNMSDVKRYYLELYDEGNHNFRILGDSGYPLKPYLLTPYKNPSYGTVQYTFNLKHASARNVVERTIGVLKSRFRCLQNVLPYNPSKVVTIINVCCALHNICKHFGITTAEALITSVSDDDFEMEDDEYDNTAVNIRDRIAQSLNTNR, from the exons atgcctggagcttctgttttatctttaatggaattaaaaaaaaggcAGTTAAGAGATGAACGTATTAAAAAGCGTTGTTTGCGAGTATTATCAGATCCAGTGGATATGAACGAAACATT atTCATATCATACTACCGACTGAACAAAGCTGCATTTCAAATGGTATTGGGAGAGCTAGCTCCACTATTGCCAAAGTGCTCTATTCCGGAGAGTATACAACTAGCATCTGTGCTGAGATTTTTAGCAGTTGGATCCTACCAAGGCGTTATAGCCAATGACGCAAACTTATCCATGGGACGCTACACCTTCTGCAAAATCTTATGGAAAGTAATGCCTTTGTTAGAGGAAACATTGTGTTCAAAATGGATTAGCATTGTTTTAGATCACCAGGAACAGAGTGCTTCGAAAACACATTTCTACCAAAAATTTGGTATACCCGGCGTAGTTGGATGTGTTGACGGGACACTCATTCGACTAACGAAACCACCATCGGATCATGCTTTATATTTCAGCAGAAAGGGACACTACAGCATTAATGCTATGATG gtttgTGATTATGATTTACGTATTCTAGCTGTAGATGCATGTAGACCTGGCTCATGTCATGATTCATTTGTATGGAATATGAGTGATGTTAAAAGATACTATTTAGAATTGTATGATGAAGGCAACCACAATTTTCGAATCTTAGGAGATTCTGGATATCCACTAAAACCATACTTATTAACACCGTACAAAAATCCTTCCTATGGTACTGTACAGTATACTTTCAACCTAAAACATGCATCTGCTAGAAACGTTGTGGAAAGAACCATAGGTGTCCTCAAAAGCCGGTTTAGATGCCTTCAAAATGTTCTTCCATATAATCCATCAAAAGTAGTAACAATCATCAATGTATGTTGTGCATTGCATAACATATGCAAACATTTTGGTATTACAACGGCCGAAGCACTTATTACGAGTGTAAGTGATGATGATTTTGAAATGGAAGATGATGAATATGACAACACAGCAGTGAATATACGAGATAGAATAGCCCAGTCCCTAAACACAAACAGATAG